A genomic window from Bos javanicus breed banteng chromosome 13, ARS-OSU_banteng_1.0, whole genome shotgun sequence includes:
- the LARP4B gene encoding la-related protein 4B isoform X4 codes for MGCCFRKELSSDNDNEKIGLLQKSVEEKEPESKISKTLSSLFSAFGDEALPGGGRRASVWAGVLARLERRQGPAPGWLLDSSPTSGLFTGSGHIGEADGNPDVTTMGHGGEGARGPPCGGLPDGEGPCCPAPAPPDQGLGHHPRCHCPATWESSKVGNKVLVTVHIGSAADSSDLSGEERAGGGLVCGDCKRYRNSRESRFYSICAVDPDGPEDGGELCAHACETATAPQSRPAVTSEGAHRGAQLPDSAGRGPGVLEAPGAKLPLRVRPLPREREWALGEKAQPCSALVSDSDPPCATDVGALLAQTFASFPEADTERSAFRNVGTLPTLNIHTDAACLVSACTIPEGRSRGSSQPAGLVTDSQSTVISGASLVERGGDCGTVTAHADQSLNSGREGASNSAKPLKGSDCSSLDVSRSNCRILSVCRDRISLSSVRCITSGTFRFLPTHANFQEPAPHRGDGPRPLVLAEQRLGDRSVESGRGPHADKAGLSLLSRDHPSYQDEGDTSVLEDGACGKRASEWRAAAQVDLSMNTGASKAWAQSRNVVCAVRAAAGPGMSRDSQGAPPHSKSLLCSRWPASDLISSAGVFTCAKEESETKSESCVKSSGKDPHRPESSEQEPPKARTAATERVQIDPRTAFDWEAHAQKRTAVPSQSVLACVSSGEAKNPDFETAHTGRNDTYRVNDGSHEDLSLAPPVSKSSAPGVQDLEGVRVSPVHSGGSPLPKQVLSQSAGDAPEASGGRASGLKEPERTGGEEEEALRLQEGCGGPGTASHAGLCGTGACACPFSQSGTRPMAQGPALQGDMGLVVSERVELGVLRAGCSCVTGVYPAQVDGPQGIPVVPGDSREVAVPDCEYPALSLMSEELSEGDLRSPPGHQHPQFLSALSCYPMAELASQVFSEGPADGCRSEAGCPWTDTVTKDTLEDEQIFSEDLHCKPQDLEMSLFWMEKPPFQLPVAEDTIIWGWQETGAHLIWEFFPKQLRSGTNSQSFRAKP; via the exons ATGGGTTGTTGCTTCCGCAAAGAATTAAGTAGTGACAATGACAATGAAAAAATTGGCCTGTTGCAGAAATCAGTGGAGGAGAAGGAACCGGAGAGCAAGATAAGTAAAACTTTATCTTCATTATTCAGTGCCTTTGGAGATGAGGCGCTTCCTGGTGGTGGACGCAGGGCCAGCGTGTGGGCTGGGGTTTTGGCAAGGCTGGAACGCAGACAGGGCCCAGCGCCTGGGTGGCTGCTGGACTCCTCTCCCACGTCCGGGCTCTTTACTGGATCTGGACACATAGGTGAGGCTGACGGGAACCCTGACGTCACCACCATGGGGCACGGTGGTGAAGGTGCCCGGGGCCCTCCGTGTGGGGGCCTCCCCGATGGTGAGGGGCCCTGCTGTCCAGCCCCGGCGCCCCCTGACCAGGGCCTTGGCCACCACCCTCGCTGCCACTGcccagccacctgggaaagctcCAAGGTGGGGAACAAGGTGCTGGTCACTGTTCATATTGGTAGTGCTGCTGATTCCTCAGATCTGAGTGGTGAAGAGAGGGCAGGGGGAGGTCTTGTTTGTGGTGACTGCAAACGGTATAGGAATTCCCGAGAGAGCAGGTTTTACAGTATTTGTGCTGTTGATCCTGACGGCCCAGAAGATGGAGGTGAGCTGTGTGCTCATGCGTGTGAAACAGCTACAGCTCCCCAGAGCCGTCCAGCTGTCACCTCCGAGGGGGCCCACAGAGGGGCCCAGCTGCCAGACAGTGCTGGCCGTGGGCCTGGGGTGTTGGAGGCCCCTGGGGCAAAGTTGCCCCTGCGGGTCAGGCCACTCCCAAGGGAGAGAGAGTGGGCTCTTGGTGAGAAAGCTCAACCTTGCTCTGCCCTGGTGAGTGACAGTGACCCACCCTGTGCCACAGACGTTGGTGCCTTGCTGGCACAGACCTTCGCCAGCTTCCCTGAAGCTGACACAGAAAGGAGTGCATTCCGTAATGTGGGCACACTCCCCACCTTAAACATCCACACAGACGCTGCCTGCCTAGTGAGTGCATGCACCATCCCTGAAGGGAGATCGCGTGGCAGTTCACAGCCTGCGGGTCTGGTGACTGATTCACAGAGTACTGTAATCAGTGGCGCTTCACTTGTTGAGAGAGGTGGTGATTGTGGGACTGTAACAGCTCATGCAGATCAGAGTTTAAACTCGGGAAGGGAAGGAGCGAGTAACTCTGCAAAACCACTGAAAGGCAGTGATTGTTCCAGTTTAGATGTTAGCAGATCAAACTGCAGAATCCTTTCCGTATGTCGTGATAGAATCAGTTTAAGTTCAGTAAGATGTATTACTTCAGGGACCTTTAGATTTCTGCCTACTCATGCAAATTTCCAAGAGCCAGCCCCTCACAGAGGCGATGGCCCGAGGCCCTTGGTACTTGCGGAGCAGCGCCTGGGCGACCGCAGTGTAGAAAGTGGACGTGGCCCGCATGCAGACAAGGCCGGCTTGTCTTTGCTGTCTCGGGATCATCCATCTTACCAGGATGAGGGTGACACTAGTGTTTTGGAAGATGGGGCTTGTGGTAAGAGGGCTTCTGAGTGGAGAGCTGCTGCCCAGGTGGACCTGAGTATGAACACCGGGGCCAGCAAGGCCTGGGCCCAGAGCCGCAACGTGGTATGTGCAGTGCGGGCCGCAGCCGGCCCAGGGATGTCCCGAGACTCGCAGGGAGCACCTCCACACAGCAAGTCCCTCCTCTGCTCCAGGTGGCCTGCAAGTGACCTCATTTCCTCTGCAGGTGTTTTCACCTGCgccaaagaggagagtgaaacaaaGAGTGAGTCGTGTGTGAAGAGCTCAGGGAAGGACCCTCACAGACCAGAGAGTTCTGAGCAGGAACCCCCGAAAGCCAGGACAGCTGCCACAGAGAGGGTCCAGATAGACCCCCGAACAGCCTTTGACTGGGAAGCACATGCACAGAAACGCACAGCAGTGCCCAGTCAGAGTGTGCTTGCTTGTGTCAGTTCTGGTGAAGCAAAGAATCCTGACTTTGAGACAGCTCACACAGGAAGGAACGATACCTACCGAGTGAATGACGGCAGTCATGAGGATCTCAGCCTTGCACCACCTGTAAGCAAGAGTTCGGCCCCAGGCGTGCAGGACTTGGAAGGTGTGCGGGTGAGCCCTGTGCACAGCGGTGGCAGCCCTCTGCCAAAGCAGGTTCTCTCCCAGTCAGCCGGAGACGCTCCTGAGGCCTCTGGTGGGCGAGCGTCAGGGCTGAAAGAACCAGAGCGGACGggtggagaagaggaggaggcacTGCGTCTGCAGGAAGGCTGTGGCGGGCCCGGCACTGCCAGCCACGCAGGCCTGTGTGGGACAGGTGCATGCGCATGCCCTTTCAGCCAGAGCGGTACCAGGCCCATGGCACAGGGACCTGCCTTACAAGGGGACATGGGCTTGGTGGTCTCTGAAAGAGTGGAGTTAGGGGTTTTACGTGCAGGGTGCTCCTGCGTGACTGGTGTTTACCCTGCCCAAGTGGACGGGCCGCAGGGAATTCCTGTTGTCCCAGGTGACAGCAGGGAGGTGGCCGTCCCAGATTGTGAGTACCCTGCCCTGTCGCTTATGTCTGAAGAGCTGTCTGAGGGGGATTTGCGGAGCCCCCCAGGGCATCAGCATCCCCAGTTTCTGAGTGCACTTTCCTGCTACCCGATGGCGGAGCTGGCAAGTCAGGTGTTTTCTGAGGGGCCAGCAGATGGTTGCAGATCTGAAGCGGGCTGTCCATGGACCGATACAGTCACGAAAGATACGTTAGAAGATGAGCAAATCTTTAGTGAGGACCTGCACTGTAAGCCCCAGGACCTGGAGATGTCTTTGTTTTGGATGGAAAAGCCTCCTTTTCAGCTACCAGTGGCAGAAGATACTATCATTTGGGGATGGCAAGAGACAGGTGCACACTTA ATTTGGGAGTTTTTCCCGAAACAGTTACGTTCAG